Part of the Zingiber officinale cultivar Zhangliang chromosome 8A, Zo_v1.1, whole genome shotgun sequence genome, TGCAATATGGTCAGATTATCAGTTAAATATAAACTGAGCTTAATTGAAGCCAACTGGATGGCATATGCGACATGGACTTGTAGTTGGACGATCGCAAGATTGACTCTCACCTTGCATAAGAGAAGGGAAATTCTGTTTAAACTTATGTTCTCTAACTGGTGCAGCAAAATTAACTTTGTTTTTTTAGTTGTCACTGCTCGATATGTTGTTGATAATTGACTTGAGGCAGACCACAAGTAATTGGCataaaaagtattccaatgtaaTTCACTAGACAATATATAAATGTCCACGTCTAACGATGGACTGCTTTCTGGTTTGATGAATTCTGAAGAAAAAGCCAAAGACAGATACAGACTACCTTACTCCAACTTTGAAAGGTGAAATTTCTCCCTCagaatactttttttaaaaaaataaaaataaaaataaaaataaaaactgcCGATATAAAATAAGGATGCAATCAAAGTCAATATCTGAAAGTTTGTGAGAGTGTTAAACGTAGAGGATGATTCTACTCAAACAAGGCAGGGAGAAAGAGGGGCATACTACTGCACACAGTTTCTGAACATGACCAAGTGCTATAATTCAACATGCACTCTCATATGTATGAACATCAACCTATTTGTTTGAACAAAAGTTTCTAGATACGATTTCATACAACTTCGGGCATATGTGTGTATGCttgtttgtttttttccttttgcTTGGGGATCAAAGATCATCAGCCTTGCTTCAACAGTCAAGCTTATTGATATGTAATTAATCTACACTTAAGTCCACATACACTGCACCAAGAACTCCGCTCCAGTTTTTCTACCTACTCGACGTGCCATTCGTGGATCTCTCTCCTTCCCAATTCTCGGATTCCACATCAGCCACGATGAAGTCCTGGTAGTCCAGCAGCCACTCGTAGATTCCCTCGTTGTCGTCCCACGGCATCTGGTCGGCGCCGGCGCCGGCGCTGCCGTAGTTGTCTTCGCTGGTTGTGAGCTGCCATATGTCATCCAGCTGGGGCACCGAAGTGCTGTCTTCCAATAAGGAGCTTAGCAATGCGTCTGTGCTGCCGGAATCAGAGCTGGCCTCGGCCGGGCTTGTGTTGTCAGAGGAAGGGACTTGGCCTTCGTGCTCGTGAGAGTGTGTCTGGTCGTCGGAGCGGGACTCGGCCGTCACGATGGACCGCGAGGGCACAGGGCTCGGTTGCTGTTTGAGGGGCTGATGAGTGACAGGATCAATGCCCATCTTGACTAGTTTCTTCTTTATGTGCGTGTTCCAGAGGTTCTTGATCTCGTTATCTGTTCTTCCCGGTAAACTTGCAGCAATCTTTGACCACCTGCATAGAGGCCGAGAGGTCATTCTCCGACAGATCGATAAACTTATAAAATATTCACCGAGGAGGGGAAAATTTAGTATGGCAACCTATTGCCCAAGCGAGCATGGAGATCGATGACGAGCCTCTCCTCCGCCTCACTGAGCAAGCCTCTCTTGAGGTCCGGCCGCAGGTAATTCGTCCACCGGAGCCTGCAGCTCTTGCCGCACCGGAGCAACCCCGCGAGCGTGGGGACCGCGCGCCAGCAGCAATGGCCATTGGCGAGGATGAAGTTGATGAGCTTCTTGTCCTCCTCTGCCGACCAAGGCCCCTTCTTCACTCCCAGCTTATCACAGCATGGGCGTCTTCCCATCTTTTCTGGCAACCAGGGGAAAGATACGGAGCTACCACGCCCTTATATTTAGAGCACCTACCCTCGCCCTTGATATTGCTGTGCGCAAGCATCCCGGTTGAAAAGAACCCGGCAACTGCAATCGAACTGAGCTCTGTTTTCTTTGATCGAGTGTGATGGTGACGGTAGCTAATGTGCAAGGACAGCCAAAACTCCTCCTCCCTTTCATCCTTTGGTCCCATAGTTGTCATCATCTGTGAAGTCAGTGGATGACTGTGTTCTCTAAGCTAACTACCTTATTTGATTTTGTCTCGACAAGTATACTCGTTAATGGAACATTTGTATTTTGTTGTGTCAGCATTGCGCAGGGCCTACGTTTGCTTCTCAAACTCATGATTTAGAGACTGTAGATTCCATTGAGATGAGCACTCTCATCTCATGGTTTGACTGGGTGCGCTCCTCTGTTAGTTCAGATTTTACTTCGCACTATCAATATGGAAAGAAAGAAGAACCTGATCTCCGCTAAGAAAGAGTCCTTAGCAACAGAATGATACCTCTAACCAAACCAATTTTTTTTTCACGTACTTCAACCGGACTCCACAAGGACTACCATATCTCTTTCTTAAAGAACGAACTAGCCAACTAATTTCCAAGTATTTGACCTAATTCATGTATGTAATTGACAGACAAACGTACCAACAACCATTGCTTCATGGGGTCAACCCCACAAGAGGAAACAGGGTGGAGATGATGGATGGATGCTCTTGTCTTAAAATGGGAGGGAGGAAAGTTAAGAATATGGCTGCTACATTGATGGGATATAAACCACATCTCGTTCTATAAAATAAGCAACGTCAGTGCTAAGTCAGGAACGGGATCCCCGATGTTGACCctacgatgctcaagtcagtcactagaAGTGTAAAAGAAAACGGAGCAACAGTAACGCAAGCGCAAATAGTAATAATGCATACATCCATCAGTGCTTGAActctcctttatatagagccctggcgAGCGACGTACATGCTTCTCAAAGCGTGGACATATTCTCGAATGTATCATATGAAAGGACCTGAcaggaaagtgtctctgacatcataccttaataGACATACATATCCCTGACAAGCCAGTAGAAGTTTCCACCGTACGaaaatggggggggggggggttgtttCGTGGCTTGCTTCCGCCGCCACCACTGTCATGGGGTGCCCTCTCCTTTTCCTTATGGGCGCCTGCCAGTGGAGGTCCGCTTCTTCTCGGCTCTCTTCCACGACGGTGAGGTCAACACCCTCTCTCCGTCTTCGCCCTGAGTAGGACACCACCACATCTGACGGCCAAGAGCTCTCGCTGCCTCAACCTCTTCCTCTCCACGCTTGCTGCCAAGGCTGCCTCTCCCTCTCCATGTCGCGACCAAGGCTTCCATTGCCCAAGCACAGATGCTACCTTGGAGATTTTCTGTCACATCCCCTCGCCAACGCTGACACATCCTCTTCTCCCTGTTTACGCGCGCCGCCCCTCTCTCACGCTCTCTAGCCTTCACCGCTGATGGGAGCACGCTTCTAACTCTGACTGCCTCCGAGGCTAGCTGCCCCTTTCTCCTCACACCGCCTCCGCTGTCGACGCTGCACTCCGCCGCCTCATGCATGTTGATGCCGCCTTCACCGCATCCATCGGCAAGCGTTGAGCACCTCTTCTTCAACGTTCCTCTCTTTGTTCAGAGGTCACCTCTCATCGTCGTCGGCCTCCTCACTGTCGTTGTTGCTTCCAATGATCACTACCTGCCCTCTCCAATGTTAAGGGCGCAACTCTTCACTAGCCAGCCCCTTGCTGTCGTTGGGAGGTCGTCGGCTAACCATGCCATCACAAAATCTGCCCCGAGTCGTAGTCAGATCCCATCGTCACAGACAATCTCAATGCCGCAGCCATCCCCCATTATCGTAGACGACCTCCGATCTGCATTGTCGTACACTTCCTACGTCGATCCGGTATCTGACCCACGTTGACGAGCATCTTCAACACTGTTCCAGCCATCAAGCCATTGTTGTGTTCTGGCCTTCGAGCCGCAGTTGTATTTCAGATTGTGTGATTTGTGTCTGACCTTCTTATTGTTATAGCCCGGCCTGCGTATCGATGTCCTATTCCGATCTGTGTGCCAGTGTCCTATCTCGGCCTACGGGTCGAAGTCATATCTCGGCCTACGTGTCGAAGCCATATCTCGGCCTATGTGTCGATATTTTATCCCGGTATGCGTGCCGAGGTCGCATCCGATTCAGATCCAACTCTACAGCCTGCTCATAGTCATCTGCTCTTCCGGGTCATGACAACTCAAGTAGCGTCTCATCCGAGGGCACCCCCTAGGCCAGGGTACGTTGTCCGTACTCACTCAGTCACTCTacattcatttcattattatGTGGCTTAATCAGTTACTTATAtactcgttggatctgcctcgagcatggGGTTCCAAGGACCGGGGCGACCCAATCGCTGGttacaggtagcgttgaccagagggcttctgacgacttggtcaacataaaaGCCCTCTCAACATACCCCCCTCCGGAACGTCGCGAGTCGGTCAACATTCCAttcacctcacccgacggtctgtttgactcagattccggacaggatcaatttagcATCGTTTGTGGAAActtctccacctgttctggaATATGAAGATGGATGACGTCAGGAGGTTCACTGTCATTATCATAGTCTCGGAGGATCCTGACGAACATACTATCTTCTCCTctcgctccacgggtattcgggggTTGagggattgatttggagcttcAGCTGttcgacaggttagtttttccattatatttttccTTGACTCCATGGGTATTCGAGAGTCAAGGGACTGAGACAAACCCTCAGCCGGTTGGCATGACTCCTCGATCAGGTACGTTACGGGGTCTGCTCCCTTTTTACGGTTATAGGATCTactatagctccctgataagagagtaagaccctagttccttgatcaaagactagggtcttCGATCTTTGATCGGatactaggggcccagctccccgatcaTACATTAGGGGCTCAGCTTCCCTATCAGACACTAGGGACACAACTTCTCGATCAGTGACTCACAATACAACTTctcgatcaggatctaggggcctcACTCTTTGATTATAGGCTAGGGGTcttactctccgatcagggaCTGGGGGCCTAgctgtaatgcccgcccttcctctactgatagcaagggcggcgctacgcgaacatacatacatgtgcGATCGTTGTagcggaagaatttaaatttaaaacatacgTAGAGAATAATATAATCAtgtaaacatattaaacatgtgagcatgcttgGCATTAATGTGTGTAACTTGATTTAATATTTAGTCACTGAAACATAACATAGAATTCAAGCATAGTTTAGTTACCTTTTACTTAACATTCAAGCATGATAAGAAGGTTCTTAGCAATTCTTTAACTAAACCAAGTGCCTATTAGTTCAAGATTTCATGGAAATAATAAAAAGAGAGAGTATAGTTTCACATTCAGTGTAATCCATCAAAAGCATCAAGTAGAAAAgtaagtaatcatgcaaaacttAGGACATGCATAAGTTCGAAATATAAAACAaatctcttccaccatgccactgccacacacatcttttgcccctcttactgctccctttagtttagtcattctttacccttttttgcagtacaaggaaaagtaacactataagcacataggcttagtaagatcctttcctactcacaaaagaaAACGTACATCATGAATTAATATAGAGTAGTGATAAATTCATCTAACCAACATATAGATTTAACCTTGCAtactagcataaagtagtgtcatactcatttgggCAAATCATAAACCTAGCAtacgagagcataagcataaagtagtagcatgttcatctaggcatcatagacatatcatAAGAGAGCATCTTCTtgaagcataataatcatataacatgaaataagtatatgcaaaatgttcttttgaaaacataaatcATATAGGCTAGCAtacgagagcataagcataagatagtagcatgttcatctaggcatcatagacatatcacaagagagcatcttcctgaagcataataatcatataacatgaaataagtatatgcaagatgttcttttgaaaacatatatcatataggtacttaaacataaatctcaacatgagggcccgacattgtaccacatacatgatttgcgtgcatccctaaataaatccgaggtagctaatcccgaacctactagggaactaggcccatgcttcgacctaggggcgacgtaggagcccatcccctggaccttgctagggtccggtacaagccatacaaaagtaaaatagcatatcatgttttttgtcatatcataaagagtgctcttaatcccaacttatagggaagcaactgtTAGgtatttcatcatacataagccttgcataagcatatcgtggtgacataaagttcacatatcacatagcatatcatagagagtcattatcatgcatagttgaggttttgaactttctacaaaccctaattcatgtcttggccgaaacttctaagggGCATGGTCTTAGGTCTTAAGCAACTTTAAAACAAGGAAAGCATCATACTAGCATCACATGATACTTATCATAACATGAGAGACCTTTCGCAACCATAAAAGGACTTCTAACCCCAGtttcttggtttggccgaaacatacacaaGGCATAGTCTTAGGTTTTAAGCTATTTTAAACatgaaaaatattaaactaaTATCTCGTAATTCTTAGTATAACTTGTGAGACACTTAGCAACCATAGATGGGCTtcgtaaccctaacttcttgtctTGGACGAAATATACCAATGAGTAAATCCTAGGTTTTTTTTAGCATCATTAAAtatggagactttaaaccaatatcacacaatacatagcataacatgtgagacttttagcaagcatagatgagtttctaactttaaattcaagtcttggccgaacatat contains:
- the LOC122008073 gene encoding MYB-like transcription factor ODO1, coding for MGRRPCCDKLGVKKGPWSAEEDKKLINFILANGHCCWRAVPTLAGLLRCGKSCRLRWTNYLRPDLKRGLLSEAEERLVIDLHARLGNRWSKIAASLPGRTDNEIKNLWNTHIKKKLVKMGIDPVTHQPLKQQPSPVPSRSIVTAESRSDDQTHSHEHEGQVPSSDNTSPAEASSDSGSTDALLSSLLEDSTSVPQLDDIWQLTTSEDNYGSAGAGADQMPWDDNEGIYEWLLDYQDFIVADVESENWEGERSTNGTSSR